The genomic DNA GTTAAACATGTTTACTTCGCATCCAGCTCTGAGGTTTATGGTGAACCCGTTGAATTACCTCAAAATGAACATCGCACCCCTTTAAATTCAAGAGTTCCTTATGCCGTAGTAAAAAATGTTGGAGAATGTTTTTTTAGGAGTTATTGGCAAGCCTACAAATTACCTTATACCATCTTTCGTTTTTTTAATACTTATGGTCCTAATCAAAGTACCGATTTTGTGGTAAGCCGTTTTTTAGAACTGGCATTAAAAAATTCACCTATACCCATTTACGGCGACGGATCTCAAACCCGTACATTCACTTACGTGGATGATACTGTTGAAGTTTGCCATAAAGTTTTTGAAAACAAATTACTAATAAATGATGTGATAAATATCGGTAACGATCAACTCCTATCTATTAAAGAACTGGCTGAACTAATTATTAAATTAACGCAATCTCAATCTGTAATTAAATTTGTTGATCCATTAAAAGAAGGCGACATGACCAGAAGACAACCTGATAATACCAAAATGAAAGAAATTCTGAAGAAGGAGTTAATA from Sphingobacteriaceae bacterium includes the following:
- a CDS encoding NAD-dependent epimerase/dehydratase family protein, which translates into the protein MSSIVNKILLTGGAGNIGSALAEKILGNPNNYLVIVDDLSTGFKEKLPPPTNPNWKFIKADVNNLKDLSEIMQANNFDYVFHFAAVVGVERTQQNPISVLNDIDGIRNVLDLSKNSSVKHVYFASSSEVYGEPVELPQNEHRTPLNSRVPYAVVKNVGECFFRSYWQAYKLPYTIFRFFNTYGPNQSTDFVVSRFLELALKNSPIPIYGDGSQTRTFTYVDDTVEVCHKVFENKLLINDVINIGNDQLLSIKELAELIIKLTQSQSVIKFVDPLKEGDMTRRQPDNTKMKEILKKELISIEEGVKRMLADQKFLKAIGIH